Genomic DNA from Shouchella patagoniensis:
AGAAGATACTTGGAATATTTAATTTCGATTGGCGAAGCAAAGGCGGAACTTGAATATGGAATCGTAGGTAGACCGGAACGGAAATATTGGGTTGTTTAATAACCTTCTTATTAATCAAACCCGCAAACGATAAAGCTAGGAATGGAGAGCCAAGTACTTGGCTCTTTTTGTTTTGCAAAGCCCATTATCTTGTGAACTTTATGAACAAAATAAACAAATAAGTCAAAATGAACGTTAAGTTGTAAGCGATTACATCCGTTGGAGTTTCAAAGTAAGATAAGAAGAATGATGTGAAGGGAGTGTATATGTGTGAAACAAACGTGGATTCTCGCTCTTGGTCTCTTTATCGTCCTGGCGGGATGTTCGATGCCGGAGGGCATTTCGAGTCCCGCGATAATCTCCATACTGCTCTTGACCTGACGCAAATCCAGCACCTACAAGAACTCCAATAAAGGCACTTGCTATTTTTATTATGTTTCTCATCGCGTATCTCGTTTTTTAAACAGTTTGTTAATATCTTTCCCTGTTTACATCGTTTTAAACGGTTTGGGGTATCTCTATGGTAAAATAGCTGTGAGAGATCGTTGAATGAGGATTTTGGTTAGAGAAAGCAGGGATATGAGTGAAACCAAGAAAACAAACGTTTGAAGTTGGTGACCATGAAGAGATTGGCGACTGTCTAGCACGGATGGACCGGGAAGGATACAGACCTACGAGAAGAATGGAAAAGCCGGTCTTTGAGCAACAAGGGAAAAAAGAACCAGTGTGGTTAAAACAGCGAATTGTGTTTGAAGGGGTATTAAAGGAAGATACGAATCAACAAGTGTGAAAAGGCGAAGCAAGCGAGATGCTTCGCCTTTTTTTCTATTAAGTATTGCTTTAACGTTGTGATTTGATAAATAAAGATTGTTATATATGCTCACAGTTAAGTAGTCTTGGTTATCATGTTCGTTTATGCTGAATGACAACAAACTAAATAAATGGAATCTTATAAATATAAAAACTGGAGGGTGTGAATTGTCGTACAAACAGTTTCTTATGGTGATAAGCCTCACCCTATTTGCAAGTGGTTGTGCTGTTTCAGATCAAGAAGTCACATTAGGGACAAGTGAGGAAGACACACTCATTATTGGAATTGAATCAGAGGCAGATGTCCTCGATCCTCATGCTGGTAATGGGTGGGTTACAATGCGAATTAACCATCAAATGTATGAGACGTTAGTGGCGCAAGACTTAACGAAATCATCGGAAGCAGCCCCAATACCTGAACTAATACCTGGACTTGCTGAATCATGGGAGGTGTCAGAAGACGGGAAGACGTATACGTTTGCTTTACGTGAGCAAGTTCAATTTCACGATGGTACACCTTTTAATGCAGATGCGGTGCAGTTTAATATTAAACGCTTGACGGACCCATCGTTTGATTATTACTACCAAACGGGGGCTAGTCGTAGTTTTCGAACTTGGCTTTACTTTGAATCATCAGAAGTGATTGACGATTCAACTATTAAGATTCACTTAAGTGAACCATTTAGGGAGTTTCCACGGTTATTAGCGTTAAGTAATTCCTTGCAAATTGTGAGTCCAACAGCAATAGAAACCTATGGAAATGAAGGCTTAGCGAACCACCCGACTGGGACAGGTCCATTTCGATTTGAAGAACGAAACCGTGGCGAAAACATTAATATAATCAAAAACGACAGATATTGGGGTGATCCTGCCCAACTAGATAGAGTAATATTCAGGCCATTATCGGACCCTGCGAGCCGGGCGCTTGCTATTCGCAACGATGAAGTTGATATCATTGCTGTTCCTCCAGCTGATTCGCTTGCTAACTTTGAAGAAGACGGATGGAATGTCGTGTCCGGTAAACCTCCACATGTTTGGTATATGAATTTCAATTTCGATAATCCGATTATGCAAGATAAGAGAGTACGACAAGCAATGAATTACGCGATTGATCGTGAAGGTATTGCAGAGGAGTTACTGCGTGGGAGTGTGACCCCAGCTTATACGATGCAGACGAGGGGACACGCAGGCTATGACTCTAGTAGGCGTTGGTATGAATATAATCCAGAGAAAGCAAAGTCGCTATTAAAAGAAGCGGGGTATGAAAATGGATTTGAAACAACCATTAAAACATCAATTGATGGATCAGGACAATTAGTTCCTGTAGATATCATGGAGTGGATTCAGCGAGACCTGGCGTCCGTTGGTATTGAAGCAACAATCGATTCTTCTGAATGGATTAGTTATTTTGCTGGCTTTAGTAACGGAATGGAAGAGCAGGTGGGTATGAATCAAATGTCCTCAGGTCGAACCTCTCCATTTTGGTTAGCGATGGTTGCCCATTCAAGCTTTAGTGCTCCAGGAGGGTTTAATTCTGGTAAATATATAAATGGTGAGGTGGATCAGGTCTTAAATGCTGCATCTTTTGAAGAAAACCATGTGGAATCTTTGCGTTTGTGGGCGGAAGCAGAGCAATTGATTATGGAAGACGCAGCCTTTATTCCAGTGTTAAACGATACAGCTCCTTACGTTGTACATCCACGTGTTCAGAACTTTATTATTCCATCCGAAGAATGGTATGACTTATCGATTGTATCAATCGATCAATAGATTGGAGTTGAGTGAATGATTAAGTACGTTACGGGACGTCTCCTCTCAATGATTCCTGTTTTGATTGGTGTCACAATTGTTGTGTTTTTGTTAGCAAAATTGATACCAGGCGATCCAGCACAAAGTATTCTTGGAGCAGATGCTACGCCTGAAGCGATTGATGCTTTACGTGAAGAAATGGGGCTTAATGATTCGATTCTAAGCCAATATGGATCTTGGTTAATCAACATTCTTCAAGGCGATCTAGGCTTTTCTTATACGTTGAGCGCGGATATCGCCTCGGAATTACTCCCACGTTTCATAAATACGCTTATTTTGACAGCAGCTTCCCTATTTATTTGTATCGTTGTCGGCGTGTTTTTAGGCGCTTTAAGTGCAATCAAGAATGGTCGTTTATTTGATAAAGTAAGCATGGCGATTGCCATGATTGGTGCAAGTATCCCTGTGTTTTGGATCGCGCTGATGCTTATGTGGGTATTCTCAATTCAAATAAATTTGTTTCCTGTAGGTGGCATGTACAATATGCGTAACCCTGGTGGATTATTTGATCTAGTAAGTCATCTAGTTTTACCAGCATTCGCGACTGCTACGGTATCAATTGCCGTTATTGCTCGACTCTCGAGAAATACAATGTTAGAGACGTTGCAAAAGGATTATATTCATTATTTTCATTCATTTGGAATAGCTGATCGGAAAATAAATATAAGGCATGCATTGCGAAATTCCTTACCACCTATAATCAATATCGCAGGGTTACAAGTGGGCTACATCCTAGGGGGAGCGTTGTTTAGTGAAGTCGTGTTTAATTGGCCGGGGATCGGGCAGCAGCTTTACGTTGCCATTACGTCTAATGATTATGCGATGATTCAAGGTGGTATCTTGCTTATTGCGATATCTGTGGTGTGTATAAATGCGTTAGTCGATATTTTAAATGTAGCGCTCAGTCCTAAATTAAGGGATTCACTGTGATTTATAGGGAGAAGGGGATGGATGTTCATGCGTGCAAGAGGTCAAGGAAAACGTAGTATTCAAAAGTATTTCCAGAATAAGCAAGCACTTGTAGGTACAATCATTATCGCTTTTGCCGTCGTCTTTGCTCTTTTTCCCAGTGTTTTTGCTCCATATGATCCTAATGTTGTGCCGGAAGGCAGTACTAGATTGTTACCTCCAGGCTCTGACGGTCATGTACTTGGGACAGACCAGCAAGGACGCGACTTATTAAGTAGGATCGTATTTGGTACACAGGTCTCTCTTTTATCAGCGATTGTGCCGGTTTTCATTTCGGCATTCATTAGTTTATTGATTGGGGTTGTGGCGGGGTATTACAAAGGCTGGATTGGAACTTGTTTAATGAGAGTGATGGATGTATTTTTTGCTTTTCCAGCAGTTCTATTAGCGATTGCAATAGCTGCGATACTTGGACCAGGATTATTAAATGTCATGATTGCAATGGTAATTGTCCGTATTCCTTATATGACCAGAGTGGTCTACACAGATACGATGCAAGAGAGCGAGAAGGAGTATATTGAGGCGGCAAGAGCATTTGGAATGAAAGATGGAGAAATTCTTTTTCGGCAACTCATTCCGAATGTATTGCCATCATTAATTGTGTATGCTACGACACTTGCAGGAGTAACGATCGTTACAGTTGCCGGTTTAAGTTTCATTGGATTAGGCGTTCAACCACCAAATCCTGATTGGGGAAGGATGGCAAGTGAAGGCAGTGTGCTGTTAATGCAAGGATACCCACACATCACCTTCATACCGGGATTAGCAATTATTCTTCTTTCCTTTGCGTTTAGTTTAGTAGGTGATGGCTTAAGAGATGCAATTGATCCGAGAGTAAAACAAAAACCTAGAAAACGCGGTAGGGAAAAAGCAATTCAAAAAGCAGCTTAACCTATGGGAGGGGTGTGCCTTTTGTCAGCATTAACAGCTAGAAGAAATCAAACGCTTTTGGAAGTTAATGAACTTACAACGGAAATTAAAACGGTTGATGGAAATGTACAGGTATTAAAAGACGTTACTCTATCAATCAAAAAGGGAGAAATAGTAGCAATTGTAGGGGAGTCTGGTTCAGGGAAATCGATGACAATTCATTCGATCCTACAATTAATCCCAAAAGAATTGCTTTCAAGTTATAAAGGGACAATTAATGCATTTGGCAAACAGTTGCTTCATCTATCGCAGAGGGAGATGAAAACAATTAAAGGAAAACGAGTTTCGTTAATTGCTCAAAATGCAATGACCTCTTTGGATCCTTCTTACACGATTGGAAGCCAACTTGTTGAGGTTATAAGGGCAAAAACCAGTTTATTAAAAAAACAGGCACGTGAACGGGCGAGGGACTTGCTTTACGAGATGGGAATTGAAGATCCGAACCAAGTGTATCATGCATATGCACATCAGCTTAGTGGCGGCCAAAGGCAACGAGCCGTCATTGCAATGTCGCTTGCTTGTGAGCCAGATTTAATTATTGCCGATGAGCCCACATCGGCGCTTGATCCGACTGTTCAATTGCAAGTGCTAGAGCTACTTCAGAAAATCAATCGTGAGTTTGGTACAGCTGTCTTAATGATTACACATGATTTTGGAGTTGTTGCAAAAATAGCTGATAAAGTTGCAGTGATGTACGCAGGGCAAGTTGTGGAACAAGGGGTGGTTTCTGATGTGATGTTTCAGCCAAAACACCCATACACGCAAGGGTTACTTGCATGTATTCCAACATTAGATTGGATTTTTGATAAAGATAAAACAAAAAGCATGCTTCATCAAATAGCTGGAGAACCACCAAATCTTGCTATACCTCAACAGGGGTGCCGCTTTGCTCCAAGGTGTTTTAAGGCAGAGAAAAGCTGCTTCGAGGTTGAACCTAGTATGGACATTGATCAAAACACAGCCATTCCCCATGAAGCTCGATGTATCTTAATAAAGGAGGCCAAATGATGAATGATAAACCATTAATTCAAGTCGAACACTTGAGTAAACAGTACGGAAAGGAACGAGCGTTGTTTCGCTCTCGGGACGCGATGAAAGCTGTAAATGACGTATCATTTTACATTAATCAAGGCGAGACTTTTGGGCTAATCGGGGAGTCAGGATCAGGCAAAACAACTGTTGGAAGAATGCTTCTTCGCTTAGTTGAGCCATCTTCAGGTTCTATAAAGTTTAAAGGAGAAGAGATAGTAGGCATATCTCGCTTAGAGATGAGGAACTTACGTAAACAAGTGCAAATCGTATTTCAAGATTCTGGATCGGCATTTAATCCAAGAAAAACAATTGGAACAGAAATTTTGACTCCACTGCTGCGTTTAGGTGTTTTAAACAGTAAGTTAGAAGGAGAGAAAGCTGTTTGTGAGATGTTAGAACGTGTGGGTTTGCGAAAAGATTTTGCAGAAAGGTACCCGCATGAATTATCTGGTGGTCAGCGTCAACGGGCAGGGATCGCTCGAGCGCTTGTTTTAAAGCCTGCTTTCTTAGTATTAGACGAACCGGTGTCAGCCTTGGATGTTTCAGTTAAGGCACAAATTATTGAGCTGTTACAAGAATTGCAACATGATTACAAGCTAACCTACTTGTTTATTGCTCATAATTTAGATTTGGTTGCTTATTTCTGTGAGCGTATCGCGGTTATGAAAAAGGGTAGAATTGTAGAGTCTGGGGATACAAGAGACTTATTTACAAAACCAAAACATGGAGTGACTCGAAACTTATTAGGTTCAATCCTGACACTTGATGGGCATTTGGGTGAGGTAAAAAAAGACGTGTATAGTGCTTAATCTAAAAGAGGCACCTGGTTTGTATGAACTGTACCCTTTTTAATAGACAGTTAAAAAAACCTTTATGCAGCTAGTAAATGACCTCGGTATTGTTCCGGGGTCATTCTTTTTAATCCCCATTGATAACGATCAGAATTGTAATAGTCAATAAAGTCTTCGACTTTGCTTTTCAGTTCAAACAACGTCCTGCACGCTTTGGCTTGTACGTGATCTTTGAAAAGTCCGAAGAAGGATTCCATTGATGCATTATCTAGGCAGTTCCCTCTGCGAGACATGGATTGTGTCAATCCAAGTTTTTTTACCCGTTTTTGGTACACAGGATGTGTGTAATGAAAGCCTTGATCCGAATGAAGGAGTGCACCAGGGAGAAGATGTCCGTCCGAAGCGTCTTTTAACCGCTGGAGAGTCTTATAGACAATGCTCATTCCTAAGGATGTAGATAAATAATGCGCAACTATTTCTCGTGTTGTTCCGTCTTTGACACATGAGAAATAGACCTTTGTTCTATCAGCCAAATATAAGTACGTAATATCTGTCAGTAAGACGGCACCTGGTAGTTGAACAAACTTTCGATTAACAAGGTTTGTACACGTTTTGTGTTCTTGGGTTGCTTTAGCCAATTGTTTATAAGGATTTTTTCTACGGATGGTGGCTTGAATATGAAACTTCCGGGTTAGACGGAAAATTTTCTTTAGGTTCATCGTTACTCCATAATCATGCTCTAATTTCATCTTTAATTGACGTCCACCATCTTTTTTCTTTCCTTGTTCGTAAAGGGTATTAAGAAGTTTGTAATCTGCTTCATCACATTGCTCACGTTGAATACGCTTGTCTTCAGATGATAACCACGCGTAGTAGCTTGTACGTTTTACTCCTGCCATTTCACAAAGAAAGGTGACCATTCCTTTAAGCTGGTATTTTCTAATGGTTTGTTCAATTAACTGAAACGACTCTGATAGAGTTAATGCTTCTTCTTCGCCTGCCTTTCTAGTTCGTCGAGCTTTTTTAGAAAATCATTCTCCATCTCTAAGAGGGCTATACGCGCTTCCGCTTTTTTTAATTTTTCTTCTGCCGTTAAGACTTTTGAAGAAGGACGCCCTGTGCTCCCCTTCCCCCGACGCTCAGTATAAAATCCCTCTTCTCCATAGCTCTTATAGATCGATCTCATCGTTTTAAACATTCTTTAGGTTTATCAGAACCTATGACCTCTAAATCAAATTCTTGATCGAGAAAAATAGCCGTTGGTCCTTTTCCTGAAAGATTTTCTCGAACAGCTTTCCCCTTAAAATCGGCTGAATAACTAATTGAACGATCAGAAACATGATGAACAGATGGATGACTCTCTAACTGTTGTTGTTCAAAGGCCGTAAAAATTCGTTTACTCATTTTTCATTCCCCGTTCTTCTCATTTGATTTGATTATAACGGGTCTGTTGTAAAAAAGAACACGAAAAACCCGAAAAATGGACTTTTTTAAAGTGTCCATTTTTCAGGTTACAGTTCAGTAAGACGAGTCAGGTGCTTTTTTTACTGTTCAGCAAAGGAAATAAGAAAACGCATCATTTTAACTTAAAGGTGTTAGTAAACTTAGAAGGAAAAACTGCATTTAAAAGCATCACAACACCATTTAACATAATGAGCAAAGCAAAGAAAACGACCACTGCTTGGTAATAGCCTGTTGTCAGCAATAATAGGATAAAGAGTCCTGTCTGCATGAATGTAGATGGAAACACGGATTTCGTTGCCCCAACTATGAATGCAAGTGGAGCTGCTGCTAAGACAAAATAAACAACAAGCATCATTAGTAAAGTGTCGCTCGTATCAAATAAGATTAACGCAATCGGTATATGCCAACACGCGCTTATGATGCCGATAACAAGAGAGGACTTCCAAAACAAAAGTCTACTTAGTTCTCGTTGTAAAAAACCACGCCAACCAATTTCTTGAAAGAGAGCTACCGCGAAAACGATGACCCAAACAAATGGATTAAAAACAAGTGGATGAGCGGTTAGTGAATAGGTAGACAATAAAATGAACGAAAATAGAAACGGTACTAATACAGCTACGATCCACCAATTATTAGGGCGCGATAACACAAAGACATGTGCAAGGAACGACTGATCATAGTTTGTTATTTGAAGAGGATATGCTGCGAGAAGAGGAGCTATAGCGATAAAACCAGCTAAATAGAAACCAGGTACATGTGGAGCGGCGAGTGTGATAGCGAGCAATCCCCAGGCAAATCCAAATACAATAAATAAATAGAGGCGTTTTTTTCGTTGTTCAAAAGCGCTCATGACGCTACCTCCTTCTAATAGTGAAAATGAAATAGGCGTTTTACCAATAGCATATGCACATCGAACATAATTGGTTTCAACGGTTAAAATACGAACGATAAAAAAAACTTTCATTTTAATGTTCGACTCTATGTTGACACTAACCGCAATCATGCGTAAACTAAAAGAGAAATAACGAGATAAAAGCGAATATCATCCTCATATAATATCGGGAATATGGCCCGAACGTTTCTACCTGGTGACCGTAAATTGCCGGACTATGAGGGAAGGTAAAAAGCCTAGAAAGAGGCTTTTTGGGCACGGCACAACCTTTCTCTCATTTTGATGGATTGCCTGGTTGTGTTTTTTTGTGTTTGATTTAATTACTGCTTGGCTAAGCATATGAAAAAAAAAAGAGAAACATGAGTTGTCTGCAAGCATTTTATCAACATAAAAGCGGGGGATTTTCATGACAGAACCAATCGTTGGCGTCATTATGGGAAGTACATCTGATTGGGAAACAATGAAGCATACATGCGAAGTGCTTGAAGAATTGCACGTGCCTTATGAGAAAAAGGTTGTATCCGCCCATCGTACGCCAGATTTGATGTTTGAATACGCAGAACAAGCCGAAGAGCGTGGGCTACGTACGATTATTGCTGGAGCTGGAGGCGCCGCTCACCTTCCAGGCATGGTAGCTGCTAAAACCATCCTTCCTGTGATTGGTGTTCCAGTTGAATCAAGAGCGTTAAAAGGGCTTGATTCATTACTGTCCATTGTTCAAATGCCTGGTGGGGTGCCAGTTGCAACGGTTGCAATTGGTAAAGCTGGAGCAACGAATGCGGGACTTCTTGCCGCACAAATTGTAGGCACAAACAATAAAGAAGTGCGCGACCGCTTGGCAAAGAGACGTGAACAAACAAAAAAATCAGTGTTAGAAAGCAGTGGTGATCTGCTATGACTCAAGTGAAGCCGGGCAGTACAATTGGTATTATCGGCGGCGGACAATTGGGGCGGATGATGGCATTGTCGGCTAGGCAAATGGGGTACAGAATTGCTGTGCTTGATCCGACAGAAGATGCACCGTGTACACAGGTTGCAGATTATGTCATAACAGCTGCTTACGACGATATTGAAGCATGTAAACAGCTTGCCTCGCTAAGCGACGTGATCACTTATGAGTTTGAAAACATCGATGAAGAGGCGTCCAAGCAGTTAACCGAAGTAAGTGATTTCCCACAAGGCTTCAAGGTACTTGGTATGTCACAGCACCGGTTAAAAGAAAAACAAGCCATTTCAGAACTAGGCGTGCCTGTCGCTCCTTTTGCTGCAATTTATACGGAATTAGATGTGGAGCCAGCGTTTGATGCAGTTGGGCTACCTGCGGTAATAAAAACGTGCCGGGGCGGGTATGATGGCAAAGGTCAAATGGTTGTCCGGTCAAAAAGTGAGCTAACAGAAGCAGTTGCGTCTCTGTTACGACACGGGGAGTTGGTTATCGAAGCACTAATCCCGTTTGAACGCGAAATCTCCGTAATTGTGACAAAATCACGCACTGGTGAAATGAAAACATTTCCAGTTGCAGAAAATGAACACAAAGACAATATTCTGTACCGGACGGTTGTGCCAGCAAGAATAAATAAAGAAACGGAAGAAGCAGCAATTGAACTTGCGGAAAAACTAGCAGAAGGCTTAGATGTCATTGGAACGCTTGCCGTTGAAATGTTTGTGAAACAAGACGGTTCACTTCTTGTCAATGAACTAGCCCCTAGACCGCATAATTCAGGGCATTATACAATAGAAGCTTGTATGACATCCCAATTTGAACAGCAGATCCGTGCAGTATGTGGATTACCGCTTGGTTCTACAACACTCCTTTCTCCTGCGGTGATGGAAAATATTCTTGGCGAGGACATAGAACCGCTCTTCGATCGACTTGATAAGCTTGGTCCGGTTTCGCTACACTTATATGGAAAGAAAGATGCAAAACACAAACGGAAAATGGGCCATTTGACTGTGCTAGGACGCCATACTGATGCATGTATCAATGTGCTTGAAAAGTTGTGGATGCAAACAACACTACATTAACGCTTTTGGAGGAACAAAAAGATGATTGAACGGTACACACGCCCGGAAATGGGTGCGATTTGGACAGAAGAGAACCGCTATAACGCGTGGTTGGAAGTAGAAATAGTCGCTTGTGAAGCATGGGCAGAACTTGGTGAAATTCCGACTGAAGACGTGGCTAAAATTCGTGCGAATGCAAGTTTTAACGTCGATCGGATTTTGGAAATTGAAGCAGAAACACGCCATGACGTTGTTGCGTTTACACGGGCAGTGTCCGAAACGCTTGGTGAAGAACGGAAATGGGTTCATTACGGGCTGACGTCAACAGATGTTGTTGATACCGCACTGTCTTACTTGCTTAAACAAGCAAATGCAATTTTAGCAGACGACTTAAATCGTTTTCTTGAAATTATTAAAACAAAAGCACAGGAACATAAATATACGATTATGATGGGACGTACACATGGTGTCCATGCAGAGCCGACGACATTTGGACTAAAGCTTGGTCTTTGGTATGAAGAGATGAAGCGTAATATTGAGCGGTTTGAACATGCGGCAGAAGGCGTTCGTTTTGGGAAATTGTCAGGAGCGGTTGGCACCTATGCGAATATCGACCCTCGCGTTGAACAAATCGTCTGCGACAAACTTGGCTTGCAAGCGGCACCGATTTCTACGCAAACCTTGCAGCGTGACCGTCATGCTGAATATATGGCTAGTCTTGCGCTAATCGCAACGTCAATTGAAAAATTTGCTGTTGAGATTCGCGGTTTGCAAAAAAGTGAGCTTCGCGAAGTAGAGGAATTCTTTGCAAAAGGGCAAAAAGGATCTTCAGCGATGCCTCATAAGCGCAATCCAATTGGTTCAGAGAACATGACTGGCCTCGCTCGCCTTGTTCGTGGCTACATGAACACCGCGTATGACAATGTGGTCCTCTGGCATGAACGGGATATTTCCCATTCTTCAGCAGAGCGTGTCATTCTTCCTGACGCAACAATCACGCTCAATTACATGTTAAACCGGTTTGGCAATATCGTGAAAAACTTAACCGTATTTCCAGAAAACATGAAACGAAACATGACGCGCACATATGGATTGATTTACTCACAACGTGTGCTTTTGAGTTTGATTGACAAAGGCATGGCGCGTGAAGAAGCTTACGATCTTGTGCAACCAAAAGCGACGCAAGCGTGGGAAGAAGGCGTTCAGTTCCGTGACCTTGTTGAAGCAGAATCACGAATTACGGAAGTATTATCTTCTAGTGAAATCGATGAATGCTTTAACTATGAACATCATATGAAACATGTTGATACGATCTTTACACGTCTAGGCTTAAACAACGAATGATCCATAAGGGGCTGAAGCAACGATGGTAAAAGAGGAATTGCTTTATGAAGGCAAAGCAAAACGAATCTATCGCACAGACGAAGACGGAGTGTTGTGGGTCGAGTACAAGGACGAAGCAACAGCTTTTAATGGCGAAAAGAAAGACACCCTTGTTGGTAAGGCGAGATTAAACAATGAAATTTCCTCCCTTATCTTTGGCTCCCTTTCTGAAAAAGGCATTCCGTCTCACTTTGTACGGAGATTATCTGACACAGAGCAGCTTATCAAACAAGTTGAGATTGTGCCTCTTGAAGTAGTTGTGCGCAACATTGTTGCTGGAAGTATGGCGAAACGCCTTGGCATAAATGAAGGCACAACACTCGCTACGCCCCTTGTAGAATTTTATTACAAAGACGATGCCCTCGGTGACCCATTGGTTACCGAGGACCACATTGGCATTTTGGGGTTAGCAACATCAGGGGAAGTCGAACAATTGAAAAAAAGGGCTCATGACGTGAATGAACAGTTAATTGAATTGTTCCACACAATTGGTGTGAAGTTAATTGATTTTAAATTAGAGTTTGGCCGTACACAAGAAGGTAATTTGCTGTTAGCAGATGAAATATCGCCTGATACGTGCCGATTGTGGGATAAGGAAACCAATCAACGATTCGACAAAGATTTGTTTCGCCGTAATCTTGGAAACTTGCAAGAAGGCTACCAAGAAATCTTGAATCGATTTACAGAGCAGTAATGACACGATTGATATCTAGTAAGTTATTAAATTCGTCTAGGGGGCTTTTTTAACCATGTATAAAGTCAAAGTCTATGTAACGCTTAGGGAAAGTGTGCTTGATCCACAAGGTGTAGCAGTCAAAGGAGCACTTCACACGATGGATTACAACGAAGTAATGGACGTACGTATCGGCAAATATTTAGAGCTACAACTAGAAAATGTCGATAATTTGGAAACACGTGTGAAAGAAATGTGCGAGAAGCTTCTTGCCAACACGGTCATTGAAGACTATCGCTTCGATGTGGAGGAGGTTATCCCGTCATGAAGTTTGCAGTAATTGTCTTTCCAGGTTCTAACTGTGACGCGGATATGTACTACGCGATTAAAGACGGTTTAGGTGAGCAAGTGGAGTATGTATTTCATACGGAAACGTCGCTTGATGGCTATGACGGTGTGCTTCTCCCAGGTGGCTTTTCGCATGGTGATTATCTTCGTTCTGGTGCCATTGCTAGATTTGCACCAATTATGCCTGCGGTGATAGACGCAGCAGAGTCAGGAAAGCCAGTTCTTGGCGTGTGCAACGGTTTCCAAGTTTTGCTGGAGGCGGGGCTTTTGCCAGGAGCGATGAAGCGAAACATCGACTTGAAATTTATTTGCCGGACGGTAGAGCTTGTTGTTGAGAACAATGAAACGCTGTTCACAACAGGATATGAACAAGGCGAAACGATTCTAATCCCTGTTGCCCATGGTGAAGGAAACTATGAAGTAGACGAAGAAATGCTTGCTAGATTAGAAGAAAACAATCAAATTGTCTTCAGATACAATGAACATGTGAACGGATCAAAACAAGATATCGCAGGCATTATGAATG
This window encodes:
- the purE gene encoding 5-(carboxyamino)imidazole ribonucleotide mutase, with product MTEPIVGVIMGSTSDWETMKHTCEVLEELHVPYEKKVVSAHRTPDLMFEYAEQAEERGLRTIIAGAGGAAHLPGMVAAKTILPVIGVPVESRALKGLDSLLSIVQMPGGVPVATVAIGKAGATNAGLLAAQIVGTNNKEVRDRLAKRREQTKKSVLESSGDLL
- the purK gene encoding 5-(carboxyamino)imidazole ribonucleotide synthase, translating into MTQVKPGSTIGIIGGGQLGRMMALSARQMGYRIAVLDPTEDAPCTQVADYVITAAYDDIEACKQLASLSDVITYEFENIDEEASKQLTEVSDFPQGFKVLGMSQHRLKEKQAISELGVPVAPFAAIYTELDVEPAFDAVGLPAVIKTCRGGYDGKGQMVVRSKSELTEAVASLLRHGELVIEALIPFEREISVIVTKSRTGEMKTFPVAENEHKDNILYRTVVPARINKETEEAAIELAEKLAEGLDVIGTLAVEMFVKQDGSLLVNELAPRPHNSGHYTIEACMTSQFEQQIRAVCGLPLGSTTLLSPAVMENILGEDIEPLFDRLDKLGPVSLHLYGKKDAKHKRKMGHLTVLGRHTDACINVLEKLWMQTTLH
- the purC gene encoding phosphoribosylaminoimidazolesuccinocarboxamide synthase, giving the protein MVKEELLYEGKAKRIYRTDEDGVLWVEYKDEATAFNGEKKDTLVGKARLNNEISSLIFGSLSEKGIPSHFVRRLSDTEQLIKQVEIVPLEVVVRNIVAGSMAKRLGINEGTTLATPLVEFYYKDDALGDPLVTEDHIGILGLATSGEVEQLKKRAHDVNEQLIELFHTIGVKLIDFKLEFGRTQEGNLLLADEISPDTCRLWDKETNQRFDKDLFRRNLGNLQEGYQEILNRFTEQ
- the purS gene encoding phosphoribosylformylglycinamidine synthase subunit PurS codes for the protein MYKVKVYVTLRESVLDPQGVAVKGALHTMDYNEVMDVRIGKYLELQLENVDNLETRVKEMCEKLLANTVIEDYRFDVEEVIPS
- the purB gene encoding adenylosuccinate lyase gives rise to the protein MIERYTRPEMGAIWTEENRYNAWLEVEIVACEAWAELGEIPTEDVAKIRANASFNVDRILEIEAETRHDVVAFTRAVSETLGEERKWVHYGLTSTDVVDTALSYLLKQANAILADDLNRFLEIIKTKAQEHKYTIMMGRTHGVHAEPTTFGLKLGLWYEEMKRNIERFEHAAEGVRFGKLSGAVGTYANIDPRVEQIVCDKLGLQAAPISTQTLQRDRHAEYMASLALIATSIEKFAVEIRGLQKSELREVEEFFAKGQKGSSAMPHKRNPIGSENMTGLARLVRGYMNTAYDNVVLWHERDISHSSAERVILPDATITLNYMLNRFGNIVKNLTVFPENMKRNMTRTYGLIYSQRVLLSLIDKGMAREEAYDLVQPKATQAWEEGVQFRDLVEAESRITEVLSSSEIDECFNYEHHMKHVDTIFTRLGLNNE
- the purQ gene encoding phosphoribosylformylglycinamidine synthase subunit PurQ; its protein translation is MKFAVIVFPGSNCDADMYYAIKDGLGEQVEYVFHTETSLDGYDGVLLPGGFSHGDYLRSGAIARFAPIMPAVIDAAESGKPVLGVCNGFQVLLEAGLLPGAMKRNIDLKFICRTVELVVENNETLFTTGYEQGETILIPVAHGEGNYEVDEEMLARLEENNQIVFRYNEHVNGSKQDIAGIMNEKGNVLGMMPHPERAVEALLGNDQGLAVFTSILRNWRESHVATS